The following proteins are encoded in a genomic region of Xenopus laevis strain J_2021 chromosome 3L, Xenopus_laevis_v10.1, whole genome shotgun sequence:
- the leo1.L gene encoding RNA polymerase-associated protein LEO1-like, whose protein sequence is MADMEDLFGSDAESETEKKESDSGSGSDSEPGNDGSGSNRSGSDSDRDEDDDEHSAAKPSNKELFGDDSEDEVGSQHSGSYNRSERSYNASETAHSDQEVNDQSDAEQHSGSEALHDEDNDDVGRRSEHSSPRSEADGSDKDANSDDEKWGRDNKSDQSDEEEKMQNSDDELQHSDHDEHRQSDEEGQRPSSDAEEQDHHQSDDEEHDNHHSDDLQNSDDEENDRQHYNDRTHSDGEEQEHRPQSEDEENELQHSDDEQGQQHSDDEQERRHSDDELNEHQQSDDEDRQHSDEVSKRHHSDDEQQQSDGEEQERKSESQKGSDSEEEIGRQRRKKAIASDSDMDSDDDEPKGKQNASDLFGDADDISSGSDGEDKPPTPGQPMDEDGMDQDQPEETLPETRIEVEIPKVNTDLGNDLYFVKLPNFLSVEPRPFDPQYYEDEFEDEEMLDEEGRTRLKLKVENTIRWRTRKDEEGNDTRESNARIVKWSDGSMSLHLGNEVFDVYKAPLQGDHNHLFIRQGTGLQGQAVFKTKLTFRPHSTDSATHRKMTLSLADRCSKTQKIRILPMAGRDPESQRSEMIKKEEERLRASIRRESQQRRMREKQHQRGLSANYLEPDRYDDEEEGDESISLAAIKNRYKGGREERARIYSSDSDEGSDEDKAQRLLKAKKLNSDEEDQDEEGELSGKRKATEDEDKASKKHRKYVISDEEEEGEEL, encoded by the exons ATGGCGGACATGGAGGATTTGTTCGGGAGCGATGCCGAATCTGAGACTGAAAAGAAAG AATCAGACTCGGGATCTGGCTCAGATTCAGAACCAGGCAATGATGGCTCGGGGAGCAACCGGTCTGGAAGTGATAGTGACCGAGATGAAGACGATGATGAGCATAGTGCTGCAAAACCAAGCAACAAAGAGCTGTTTGGGGATGACAGCGAGGATGAAGTTGGTTCTCAACACAGTGGCAGTTACAACCGCTCTGAAAGATCATACAATGCATCTGAAACAGCCCATTCAGATCAAGAAGTTAATGATCAGTCTGATGCTGAACAGCACAGTGGCTCAGAAGCTCTCCATGATGAGGACAATGATGATGTAGGGCGAAGGTCAGAACATAGCAGTCCTCGATCAGAGGCTGATGGCTCAGATAAAGATGCAAATTCAGATGATGAAAAATGGGGCAGGGACAACAAAAGTGATCAGTCTGATGAGGAAGAAAAGATGCAGAACTCTGATGATGAACTTCAGCATTCAGACCATGATGAACATAGACAGTCCGATGAGGAAGGGCAACGGCCATCTTCAGATGCTGAAGAACAAGACCACCACCAATCGGATGATGAGGAGCATGATAACCATCACTCTGATGACCTTCAAAATTCAGATGATGAAGAGAATGATCGACAGCATTATAATGACCGAACGCATTCAGATGGGGAAGAACAAGAACACAGACCACAGTCTGAAGATGAAGAAAATGAGCTTCAGCATTCTGATGATGAACAAGGGCAACAGCATTCTGATGATGAACAAGAGCGTCGGCATTCTGATGACGAGTTAAATGAACATCAGCAATCCGATGATGAAGATAGGCAACATTCAGATGAAGTCAGTAAAAGACATCATTCAGATGATGAGCAACAGCAGTCTGATGGAGAGGAACAAGAGCGCAAATCAG AATCCCAAAAAGGCAGTGACAGTGAAGAGGAAATTGGCCGACAGAGGCGTAAGAAAGCCATAGCATCAGATTCTGATATGGACAGTGATGATGATGAACCCAAAG GCAAACAAAATGCTTCAGATCTGTTTGGAGATGCAGATGACATTTCTTCAGGCAGTGATGGAGAAGACAAACCACCGACTCCTGGCCAACCTATG GATGAAGATGGAATGGATCAGGATCAGCCGGAAGAAACACTCCCAGAAACAAGGATAGAAGTTGAGATTCCCAAAGTGAACACAGACCTTGGAAATGACTTGTATTTTGTGAAACTTCCCAACTTTCTCAGTGTTGAACCCAG ACCTTTTGATCCTCAGTATTATGAAGATGAATTTGAAGATgaagaaatgttggatgaagaaGGTAGAACAAGGTTGAAACTAAAG GTTGAGAACACAATCCGATGGAGAACACGAAAGGATGAAGAAGGAAATGATACTCGTGAAAGTAATGCTCGCATTGTTAAATGGTCTGATGGCAG cATGTCCTTACATTTGGGTAATGAAGTGTTTGACGTATACAAGGCACCACTGCAAGGAGACCACAACCATCTTTTCATCAGACAAGGAACAGGTCTACAAGGCCAAGCTGTTTTCAAAACCAAGCTGACGTTTAG GCCTCATTCTACAGACAGTGCCACTCATAGGAAGATGACACTGTCACTTGCCGATAGATGTTCTAAGACTCAGAAGATCAGAATTCTGCCAATGGCAGGACGGGATCCAGAATCACAGCGTTCAGAGATGATCAAG aAAGAAGAGGAGAGACTACGAGCATCAATTCGCAGAGAGTCACAGCAGCGCAGAATGAGGGAAAAGCAGCATCAGAGAGGCCTCAGTGCAAATTACCTGGAACCTGACCGatatgatgatgaagaagaaggaGACGAGTCAATAAGTTTGGCAGCCATAAAAAATCGTTACAAAGGAGGCAGAG AGGAAAGAGCTCGAATCTATTCATCAGACAGTGATGAAGGTTCTGATGAAGACAAAGCTCAGAGGCTGCTGAAAGCAAAGAAGCTGAACAGTGATGAGGAGGATCAGGATGAG GAAGGTGAACTTTCGGGAAAGAGAAAGGCGACAGAGGATGAGGACAAAGCAAGCAAGAAGCACCGAAAATATGTAATTAGTGATGAAGAGGAGGAAGGAGAAGAAttataa